One genomic segment of Spirochaetota bacterium includes these proteins:
- the thyX gene encoding FAD-dependent thymidylate synthase → MELTKPTVTLLAITPNAEKLIEEAGRTCYLSLDRIAEGSEKSFIRNCIRRGHHSILEHAAASFRITGASRSFTHQLVRHRLASFSQQSQRYVDEAGFNYVIPDSILADAEAAGIFRDFMARAEETYRLLRDRGIRKEDARFVLPNASESQIVFSANFRELRTILALRLDRSAQWEIRRVCAAMLKALQKEAPAVFGDFVIDEETMTARSELA, encoded by the coding sequence ATGGAACTTACCAAACCGACCGTGACGCTCCTGGCGATCACGCCGAACGCGGAGAAGCTCATCGAGGAGGCGGGCCGCACCTGCTACCTGTCCCTCGACCGCATCGCCGAGGGGAGCGAGAAGAGCTTCATCCGCAACTGCATCAGGCGCGGCCACCATTCCATCCTGGAGCACGCTGCGGCGTCGTTTCGCATCACCGGCGCCTCCCGCTCCTTCACCCACCAGCTGGTGCGGCACCGCCTGGCCAGCTTTTCCCAGCAGTCCCAGCGCTACGTGGACGAGGCAGGCTTCAATTACGTGATCCCGGACTCGATCCTGGCCGACGCGGAGGCCGCCGGCATATTCAGGGACTTCATGGCCCGCGCGGAAGAGACCTACCGGCTTCTCAGGGACAGGGGGATACGGAAGGAAGACGCGCGCTTCGTCCTCCCCAACGCGTCGGAGAGCCAGATCGTGTTCTCCGCAAATTTCAGGGAGCTGCGCACCATACTCGCACTCCGCCTCGACCGGAGCGCCCAGTGGGAGATCCGGCGGGTCTGCGCTGCTATGCTGAAGGCCCTTCAGAAGGAAGCCCCGGCGGTGTTCGGAGATTTTGTCATTGATGAAGAGACGATGACGGCGCGGTCGGAGCTCGCCTGA
- a CDS encoding chemotaxis protein CheX: MANINAEFVNPFLEAASAVFKSILNVDLRRGKLVIKESPIPSLDVAILIGITGGVTGEVVYSMGYNMAYKIAETLVPGLNEQQMKQEYKDVMGEMANMITGNAMNLFATTGKSINMTTPTVVEGKDFTITLIKQTTLGINLYSPMGQLEMNVALK; this comes from the coding sequence ATGGCCAACATAAACGCCGAATTCGTCAATCCTTTCCTTGAGGCGGCCAGCGCCGTGTTCAAGTCGATACTCAACGTGGACCTGCGGAGGGGCAAGCTCGTCATCAAGGAGAGTCCCATACCTTCACTGGATGTGGCCATCCTTATCGGCATCACCGGCGGGGTCACCGGCGAAGTGGTCTACAGCATGGGCTACAACATGGCATACAAAATCGCTGAAACCCTGGTGCCGGGTCTTAACGAACAGCAGATGAAGCAGGAATACAAGGACGTCATGGGCGAGATGGCGAACATGATCACCGGAAACGCCATGAACCTCTTTGCGACCACCGGCAAGAGCATCAACATGACGACGCCCACCGTTGTGGAGGGAAAAGACTTCACCATCACCCTCATCAAGCAGACCACCCTGGGAATCAATCTCTACAGCCCCATGGGCCAGCTCGAGATGAACGTGGCGCTGAAATAG
- a CDS encoding FprA family A-type flavoprotein, with amino-acid sequence MREIKLADDIYWVGVNDRTTDLFEGLWPIDNTGISYNSYAIKDEKNVLIDLAKAFKTDDFLNQIAGIFPPSAIDYIVLNHMEPDHTGVIRTLRMLAPKAEILCAPKAVQMLSDYYGIKEGIRQVGDGETLDIGSRKLSFHHVPFVHWPETMVTYDPKTKVLFSCDAFGGYGALQGSLFDDECLNLDYYEKESLRYYANIVAKFATPVKNAIKKLGGLEVGCIAPSHGLVWRKSPSRIIELYSRWADYSATGGEKGVTLLYGTMYGNTEVMMNAVAEGIAAAGITPEIFDVARTHTSYMLPALLANRGVVVGAPTYEASLFPYMTTVLEKAALKSIKNKKAVYFGSYGWSKGALKKTLEITEPLTWEFLETLEFAGAADADTIARGYELGRRIAGAVM; translated from the coding sequence ATGAGAGAAATCAAGCTTGCCGATGATATTTACTGGGTCGGCGTGAACGACAGGACCACCGACCTGTTTGAAGGATTGTGGCCCATTGATAATACGGGAATATCCTACAATTCATATGCCATCAAGGATGAAAAGAATGTTCTGATCGATCTCGCGAAGGCATTCAAGACGGACGATTTCCTGAATCAGATAGCCGGAATCTTCCCTCCCTCCGCGATAGATTACATAGTGCTCAATCACATGGAGCCGGACCATACCGGCGTCATACGGACCCTGAGAATGCTCGCGCCGAAAGCGGAGATCCTCTGCGCTCCCAAGGCCGTGCAGATGCTTTCCGATTATTACGGCATCAAGGAGGGCATCCGGCAGGTAGGGGACGGCGAAACCCTCGATATCGGCTCGCGAAAGCTGTCGTTTCACCATGTTCCCTTCGTGCACTGGCCGGAAACGATGGTGACGTACGATCCTAAAACGAAGGTGCTGTTTTCATGCGACGCCTTCGGGGGATACGGCGCGCTGCAGGGATCGTTGTTTGACGACGAGTGCCTGAATCTCGATTACTATGAAAAGGAATCGCTGCGCTATTACGCCAATATCGTGGCGAAGTTCGCGACGCCCGTGAAGAACGCCATCAAAAAGCTCGGGGGCCTGGAAGTCGGCTGTATCGCGCCGTCCCACGGTCTCGTGTGGCGTAAATCCCCGTCAAGAATAATCGAGCTCTACTCCAGGTGGGCCGATTACAGCGCGACCGGCGGAGAGAAGGGGGTCACGCTCCTGTACGGGACCATGTACGGGAACACGGAGGTCATGATGAACGCGGTCGCGGAAGGCATCGCGGCGGCGGGCATAACCCCCGAGATATTCGACGTCGCCCGGACGCACACCTCCTACATGCTTCCCGCGCTGCTCGCGAACAGGGGCGTTGTCGTCGGCGCACCCACCTATGAGGCCTCGCTCTTTCCATACATGACCACCGTTCTGGAGAAGGCCGCGCTGAAGAGCATCAAGAATAAAAAGGCGGTGTATTTCGGGAGCTATGGATGGAGCAAGGGGGCATTGAAAAAGACGCTGGAAATAACGGAGCCGCTGACGTGGGAATTCCTGGAAACCCTTGAGTTTGCCGGGGCGGCGGACGCCGATACGATCGCCCGGGGGTATGAGCTGGGCAGGCGGATCGCCGGGGCCGTTATGTAA